GACCGCTGCGGACGTGCCTTCGCGGGGGCCCTCACGGGCAGCTTCCAGCTGCTGGTGCTCGCCACTTCTCCCGGGGACCTCGAGCCCGACGACGAGGACACGGTGGTGGTGCTGCCCCCGGGCAGCCAGGAACTCGATCTGACCGCCGCCGCGATGGAGGCGCTCTGGCTGGATCTGCCCATCCAGCTGAGCTGCGAGGACGGCGACGCGGGGCCCTGCCCCGGACCCGACGGCCCCGAGGAGGCCGCCGCCGGCGAGGGCGAAGCGGCCATGGACCCCCGCTGGGGGCCCCTGGCGGCGCTGAAACAGCGGCTCGAGGCGCAGGCTCCGAAGGGTCCCGCGGCCACGGCCGCGGACCAGAACGACAGTGA
Above is a genomic segment from Candidatus Latescibacterota bacterium containing:
- a CDS encoding DUF177 domain-containing protein — translated: MKILLSSVKEQSRDFVLTGPVRLKELEDAGRAEPGEARLEVRVDPAGERWYVSAEVEASFPFRCDRCGRAFAGALTGSFQLLVLATSPGDLEPDDEDTVVVLPPGSQELDLTAAAMEALWLDLPIQLSCEDGDAGPCPGPDGPEEAAAGEGEAAMDPRWGPLAALKQRLEAQAPKGPAATAADQNDSEEQE